From a single bacterium genomic region:
- a CDS encoding N-acetyl sugar amidotransferase yields MKYCKKCLMPDTRPGSIFDGEMVCQACRNYEKRNTINWKERKEELRKLCDKYRREDGYYDCIIPVSGGKDSHFLTHTLVKEMNMHPLLVTVTDSFTHTKAGIHNLRNLIETFNLNHYQYTINHDLFRRATKIAFEETGEALKFVEYAIYTVPTLLAQKFDIPFVSFGENSAYEYGTTAKESYSATPVVQAISDQLEKDKQWWVEKGLIKQEVSSIQLDKNKPLPEVIYLSYFSPWSSVTHLGIAKRYGFKDLSHEWKREGCIEDFEQIDSVAYMVHLWLKYPKFGFQRTSDIASRRVREGNLSLEQAKKLIMEYDHKLDQKAMEDFINFLGYTPKQFWDIVEKFWNPEIFEKVDGGWRMKDPVYKNLMEGGTNA; encoded by the coding sequence GGAAGGAAAGAAAAGAAGAATTAAGAAAACTCTGTGATAAATATAGAAGAGAAGATGGATATTATGATTGTATTATTCCGGTCAGTGGAGGTAAGGATTCTCATTTCTTGACTCACACATTAGTAAAAGAGATGAATATGCATCCATTATTAGTAACGGTAACAGATAGCTTTACCCATACAAAAGCAGGTATACATAATCTAAGAAATCTCATAGAAACCTTTAATCTAAACCATTATCAATACACAATTAACCACGATTTATTTAGAAGAGCAACAAAAATAGCCTTTGAAGAAACAGGGGAGGCACTTAAATTTGTAGAATATGCTATTTACACCGTCCCTACTTTATTAGCCCAAAAGTTTGATATACCTTTTGTCTCATTTGGAGAGAATTCTGCCTATGAATATGGAACTACGGCCAAAGAGTCTTACTCAGCCACACCGGTTGTTCAAGCAATATCCGACCAATTGGAAAAAGATAAGCAATGGTGGGTTGAAAAAGGCCTGATAAAACAAGAGGTAAGTTCAATTCAGTTAGACAAAAACAAACCCCTTCCAGAAGTAATTTATCTGAGCTATTTCTCCCCCTGGAGCAGTGTAACTCATCTGGGGATTGCAAAGAGATATGGATTTAAAGACTTATCACATGAATGGAAGCGGGAAGGGTGTATTGAAGATTTTGAGCAGATAGATTCTGTGGCCTATATGGTCCATCTCTGGCTGAAGTATCCCAAGTTTGGATTTCAGAGGACCTCGGATATTGCCAGTCGCCGTGTTCGAGAAGGAAATCTTAGTTTGGAGCAAGCTAAAAAGCTCATTATGGAATATGACCATAAGTTAGACCAGAAAGCAATGGAAGATTTTATAAACTTCTTGGGGTATACACCAAAGCAATTTTGGGATATAGTAGAAAAATTCTGGAATCCGGAAATTTTTGAAAAGGTCGATGGTGGATGGCGGATGAAAGACCCTGTATATAAAAATTTAATGGAAGGGGGAACAAATGCCTGA